The Glycine soja cultivar W05 chromosome 9, ASM419377v2, whole genome shotgun sequence sequence AGAAGTGCGTGTTAATAACAGACATAACATATTAGGATTTTGTGAGAGTATAAATATAATTCCAAACAAACTGAAATAAGGGAATGAAGTCCATAATCCCTGGATTCATGAATTATGACACGGGTATGAATTAATTTGGTAGAGTGAGTATGCTAAGTATGGAGAGTTGAGCTTTTCAGATTATTAATCAGTTATTGACAAAGGGATTCAATGAAAGACCTTGGTAAGCTACTGAAAGATATATGAGACTCTAAGTAGCAATCTTGCTTCTGTTGCTGTGATTAGAACATTGCTCTCTACTTTTCCCATTAATTCTTGTGTGGATACTACTAGGATCTATCAGTTTTCTACTTTGTGGTTTGACCTTATTTCAATGTGTCATCATGTCATTTCTGTTTAGAGTGGACAGAAAAAATTTAGTTTGGCTATATGATAACAGAACGAACCTCAAAGGGGAAAGGAACAATTTCAAACCACAAAGAAGCACATTGAAATCAGGTCAAATTACATGACGGGACACTAAATTTAACCCGTAAAATTCTATGAAATGATCTCAAGAGATTCCTTGATGCTATGTGGCACACTTGCACTCATGCAAGTATTAGTTCCTGACTAGGAGGGATACACTAATTTTTGTCTTAGATATTGGCAAGGtaatatatatagtataaaCTACTTAAAATAATAGCTAtacatttgtaaataaaaagctTTGAATTAGAAGAAGCATCAAATTAGTTATTCTGTCATGGAAAATTATGAGACTGCTAGCATGAAAAGGTATATTTGATATAGAAACATGAGAATGCAAAATTTCTGGACTATCCATATGTTGTAGCTTTGAAGACATTGAATGCAAAGTTTCACTTGTCTAATTTAAGACACAAAAATGTTAATTACAAGTTTTTCAATTGTGTTCAATGATCATGAGGATGTACTGAGACTTTATTGTTTGATGAAAATTCTTACTAGGATCCTTGTTTGTAAGTGTGGCAGTTCCTCCGAACGCACAGCTTGTAGGAGCCGGATTCTTCTGGTAGTAGTCATTGAATGCATAAGAAGCATGGTCTTTCAAAGTATTTGGGTTGTAACAACTTGCTCCAGGTTGAATTGCAGAACAGTCAGCACCATAGCCACAAGCATAGTCAAGAGCCACCTTTAGAGTGTTCTCTGCAGCTGATTGGCTTGCAATACACCATTGACCACCTGATGATGCAGTAGTAGTCGGAGTGGTTGGGGTTGTCggagtagtagtagtagtagttggGCTAGGTGGAGCCATAGTTGGAGTTGTAGGGTTTGAGTATGGGTTTGTAGGGCTTGTTTTTGGTGTTGTGGGGTTTGTGTAAGGGTTTATAGGGGTCATGTATGGGGTTGTGGGTGTGGTTTGTCCTGTTGAGCCAGGTGCTTGAGGAGTTGTTGTTGGATTTAGTGTAGGAAATGAATTTGCTGTGCCTG is a genomic window containing:
- the LOC114367238 gene encoding PLASMODESMATA CALLOSE-BINDING PROTEIN 2-like; translation: MGVRSWPLVLFSLCLFCNSGLSIATTFREEEHQEISYEFGTKLDAVPVVNPTTPGTANSFPTLNPTTTPQAPGSTGQTTPTTPYMTPINPYTNPTTPKTSPTNPYSNPTTPTMAPPSPTTTTTTPTTPTTPTTTASSGGQWCIASQSAAENTLKVALDYACGYGADCSAIQPGASCYNPNTLKDHASYAFNDYYQKNPAPTSCAFGGTATLTNKDPSNGNCRYTSSKTPSMSPPTPTYVSPPNPPSTMTPTTPTTMTPSAPSTMTPTTPGIMTPTAPGMTTIPGGASVYGTGPAGSPNTATSASHSEVLLLTLFGLWASIRVEIYI